CTCGGTAGGTACCGGTACCTCCAACAGTAATTCTGGAGGTGGCAATGCTGGGACAAGAAGAAGGAGGTAATTAATGCTTAAACATTAAAAACTTAAATACAATGAAACGCATCGGTATAATTGTTTTTGGTTGGCTTGCCTTGAGCACCAACGGATTTGCTCAGAATTATCTTGATGCCTACCGGTATTCTGCTGATATCTATTCTGGAACAGCAAGGTTCACAGGGATGGCAGGCTCTTTTGGGGCATTGGGGGGGGATTTTTCTACTTCCAGTGTAAACCCGGCTGGTCTTGGTACCTTTAGGGCAAACGATTTTTCGTTCACACCTACCTTTAACTTTAACAATACTTCCTCAAGTTATTTAGGCAGCAAGGGAACCGATAATCGGTTTGCGTTTGGAATAGCCAATATGGGGCTGGTAACTACCTTTAAAAATTCGGGTCAGTCTGATAAACCTGGGCTAGTGAACTTTAATTTTGCCATTGGCTACAACAAGTTAAGGGATTACAATTCCAACGTTTACACTACTGCGATAAACAATTCTTCTTCCATAACGGACCAGTTTGCTGCGGATGCGAATAATTTGACTCAATATTACGGAATTAATAGTCCCGACGTCCTCACCATGCCTAATCCATATGATAGCAACACCGATCCATTCAATAATCCGCATTACGGTTCCGATTTGTGGCCTACCATTATGGCTTGGAATACTTTTGCAATTGATACCTTGAATGGTTCATTTATTCGTCCGTTGTATGGAGGTGATGCAGTTTATCAGAGCAATTCCATTACAACACGTGGATCACTTGGAGAATACACACTCAGCTTTGCTGGGAATGTGTCTGACAAATTCTACTTTGGTGGAACTCTAGGTATTCAGGATTTATACTATTCCAAAACTTCTGAATACACTGAGGATATTGTTGGCTCAAGCGCGAGTGGTTTTCAGAACCTTTTATACCGCCAAACCTTGGAAACGGTTGGAAGTGGCTATAACTTTAAGTTGGGTTTCATTTATAAGCCCATTCAAAGTTTAAGGATTGGTGCTGCTTTTCACACCCCCACATTTTTCGACCTAAAGGATAACTACAACAGCTACATGAGCTCTCAATTTACAGCAGGCTATTCTGATATTTATTCACCTCAAGGGCAGTATGATTATAGCCTAGTTACACCCTATCGGTTTATTGGTAGCTTAGCTTACCTGTATCAGGATAAGCTGGCTGTGAATGTCGATTATGAAAGGGTTAACTATCCATCCATGAGACTTCGAAATGGCGGCGATGGGTATTCATTTCATTCCGAGAATGATCAAATTACCCAAATGTTCAAGTCGTCTAATAATATTCGAATCGGTGCTGAATTTCATCAGGGAGCCCTCTATTTTAGAGGTGGGTATGCACTATACGGAACTCCATTTAAGTCTGGTTACCTTAACGATAATGCCAATACAACTGTAATTGCTGCAGGTATAGGACTTAGATCTTCCACGTTCTATATGGATTTTGCATACAACAACATTACAAGCAAGAACGAATATTACCTGTATGGTAATGAGAATCTTGTAAAAGATAACAATAAGCAAAACCAGGTGGTTTTCACCCTTGGGTATAGGTTTTAGCAATCAATAACGTTTGGAAAAAAAATTGGCCTGGCAAAAATTCTAGGCCAATTTTTTTATGGCCCTCCTCATAATATCTACGGAGAGAAGCCCCTCGTTAAATACGAGATCTACAACACTTAAATTTGGAACAAAGGGTTGCTTGTGCGAAAATACCTGATAGTAAGGAGCATCGTGGTAACTTGAGTCGATTTTGTTGGCATCACTCTTGGGCGATATACCCCTTAAATCGAGATGTGTCTCCTGATAGCAAGGAATATACTCCGATGTTGTTTCAATGTGGGCGGTAATTTCCAGAAAATCGAGGATGGATTCTATGAGCATTAAGTTTAGGTCGAAGAGATATTTTGTTTTCTTCTCAAAAAATGGAACAAGGGAGTCTGCGATGTGCTCAAAGTAGGGTGAACTTTTATATGCCGACTCCATGGCTCTCCAGTGAACTTTTTGCCATGGTGTGCAATAGTCAATTTCAACATCCCTGATGGGCATCTTATTTCCACTATCCTTTACCACTGGAATGGTAAGGTTAAGTGGACCATTGGCACTCAGAATTGTGCACCGATTCCTGTACGATTGCTTTGTATAGTGCTCGTGCTGCTCAATTAGTATGCGGCCATTCGATACTAGCCGAGAGAAGAGCTGGATTGGTGGGAAGTATGCCGTGGAAAGTATCGTTGATTCAGAACTCATAAGTCATCGTGTGTTTTGATGACATTTACGAAGGTAGTTGGGTTGCCATCGTTTTTTGCGGGCTGAATATCGAGCAGTTTTGCCATCAAGTCATATAAATCTACATTGTGAAATGGATTAACGGTAG
This is a stretch of genomic DNA from Williamwhitmania sp.. It encodes these proteins:
- a CDS encoding WbqC family protein; its protein translation is MSSESTILSTAYFPPIQLFSRLVSNGRILIEQHEHYTKQSYRNRCTILSANGPLNLTIPVVKDSGNKMPIRDVEIDYCTPWQKVHWRAMESAYKSSPYFEHIADSLVPFFEKKTKYLFDLNLMLIESILDFLEITAHIETTSEYIPCYQETHLDLRGISPKSDANKIDSSYHDAPYYQVFSHKQPFVPNLSVVDLVFNEGLLSVDIMRRAIKKLA